Below is a genomic region from Candidatus Woesearchaeota archaeon.
CAACTTTACGGAGAAGCTGCAATTTTTGCTTTGGAAAAGGTCTATGACACTGCGCCTACGTTTAGAGCTGAAAAATCTAAGACTTCAAGACATTTATCTGAGTTTTGGATGGTGGAAATGGAAGCTGCTTGGATGAAGCTACCTGAAGTAACTGAGTTTGCTAAGAAGGAACTTAAGTATTGTATAAAAGCAGTTCTTGACAAGCATGAAGAAGAGCTTAAAATTCTTGAGCAGGATCCTAAAGAGCTCCGCGCTATAGTTGGTAAGGAATGGCCTACAATTAAATACAGACAAGCTCTTAAGATTTTGAAAGAAAAAGCAGGCATGGAAGTTCCTTTTGGAAAAGATTTGAGGACAATTGAGGAAGAGAAACTTATGGAATATTTTGATACGCCTATTGTTGTGACGCATTACCCTGTTGTTGCTATGGGTTTTTATAAGCCAAGGGATCCAGAGTTCCCTGATGAGGCGCTTTGCTTTGATATGCTTGCGCCAAAAGGTTTTGGTGAAATTGTTGGCGGAAGTCAGAGAAGTCTTGACATAGAGGACATGTCTGAGAGATTAAAAGAAGATGGCGAGGAAGATCTTTCTGCTTACGAGTTTTATTTTGACTTAAGAAAGTATGGTAGTGTTCCTCATTCAGGCTACGGCGTGGGTCTTGAAAGGGTTATAAGATGGATTTGTGGTCTTGACTCAATTAAGGATGCTATTCCGTTCCCAAGAACAATGCTAAGATGGACTCCTTAATTATTTTTATTTTATTTTTTTATTAGTTTTCTTAATTTCTTGTCGTTTGTCCAGATGGGGATTTTTAGTTTTAATGCAAGTGCAAAGTATTGCCAGTCGTCTTTGTCAAGGGTGATGTTTCTTGCTTTGGAAAAATAAGGAAATAATTCATATTCGTTTATTATTGTTATTTTGTTTATAATAAAATTTGTTATATGTTCTATGTCTTTTTCATTTAAATTTGTTTTCTCTTTTAGGATGTGTTTATATTTTTTAATTTCTTTTAGAATATAGTCTGGTGCTAATAATTCATTTTCTTTTTCAAGAATTAGTTCTCTAGTTTTGCTATTTTTTATTAGTGCTGCCAGTAGTATGTTTGCGTCTATTATTAATTTCATCAATTAATTGCTTATTTGCACTTCTATTTATTTGTCGCCCTATTTGTATCGCATCTTTTTCGGTAAGTTTTGATTTTTTTACGATGTTTTCTATTTTTTCGAGATCTTTCATCATTTCTACTCGTTCTAATTGTTTTTTTATTGCTTCTCTTGCTATTTCGCTCCAGTTCATGAATTTATTTTCGTCCATTCTTTTCTTTAATTCTTCTGGTACTGATAATGTTATTGTTGGCATTTTTATCACTTATATTTAATACACATAATTCTGTGTAAATATTTAATTTATTTAAATTTTGTGGATTTTTTTAGTTTCTCTGTTTCAGCAAATTATTTATATTAGTTATATTTATATATAATTAAAATATAATTTAATTTTCCGGATTTTTAGCGGAAATGTATTTTAAGGTGATGGCATTGGTAAAAGTAAAAATACGAAAGTGGGGAAGTTCGTTGGGAGTAATAATACCTAAAGAAATTGTAGAAAAAAAGAACTTAGAATGCGGGGATGAGATAGATGTGGAGCTTGTTAAGCCCTGTGATTTGAGAAAAGTTTTTGGTACTCACAAATTCAAGAGAAGTGCTCAGGAAATTAAGGATGAGATGAAGAAAGGATGGGAGAAATAACTTATTTTTTAGATACTTATGCGTTCATAGGTTTACTTGAAGGAAAAAAAGCTTATGATAAATTCAAGGGTGTAGTTTCAGTCATTACGACAAAAATGAATCTTTTGGAGCTTTATTATTATCTTATAAGAACTGGTAATTCAAAGAAAGCAGATTTTTATTTTGATTTCTTTTCTTCATATTGTATTGATGTTTCTGATAGTGTTTTTAAAGAAGCTGCAAAATTTAAGTTTAAGAATAAATCAAAGAATATTTCTTATGTTGATGCTATAGGTTATGTTCTTGCAAGGTCTAAAGGATTGATGTTTGTTACTGGAGATAAAGAGTTTAAAGATTTAGATGGAGTGAATTTTTTAAGGTAATTTTTTGTTCTGTTCGATTAGTTTTTTGCTTCCTAGTAAAAGTATTGTAAATATTATTATTGCAATTCCTGATAATGTCTTTATTATTTTGAAATCAAGCAAGCCATATTTTATTAAGTAAATTAACAGTATTGTTGTTCCGAATATTGTCAGCTTCATTTCTTTGTGCTTTATTTTTATTTTTTGTTTTATCTTGTTTTTTGACCAAAATGGCAGCATTATTGTTCCTATTATTATTCCTATAACTATTGTTACTATTGTAAATACTATATCCTTGAAGAATGAGTAAGATAGTATTAGCATCAGCACAGTTATTAGAATTAATCCAATTATTGTTTTTTTTATTTTTTCTTGTTGCATATTTTATCCTCATTTATTTTTATTGAGATTCTAGTGTTTGATCTATGTCTTTTTGTATTCTTTTTTCGTAGTCGCTTTGTTTTTCTGCTTCATTTTTTTCTTGGCTTAATACTTGTATTAGTGTTTTTGTTAGTTTTTCTTCGTCTTGAAAATCATTTTCTGTTTGGTTTAGATGCTCTTTTATTAATTTGTTCTCTATTTGTTCTTGATGGTGTTCTTCTATTTTTATTTCTTTGAATTCTTGTGTTTTTAATTTATTTGTATTTTTCATTACAAAGTATGCGCCTTTTTGGTATAGTTCTTGTATTATTTCTTTCATTTCGATTTGATCTGTTGTTCCTGTGCTTAATTGTCCTTCTATTCTTAGGAGTATTATTTTATTTTGCACATCTTGGTTTTTTAGTGAATTTTTTATTTTTGTTGTTGCTTGTTCTGGATTTTCGTTTTCTATCAATACTTTTTCTATTATTGTTTCTTTTATTTTGAGTGTTTTTCTTTCTAGCTTTCCTTCGTCGTATATGTAAAATCCTCCTGTGTTTAATTTTTCGAGTTCTGAGAAGTTTGCTGGAAAGGTAGGACCTGGATAGATAACGTTTTGATATCTGGGTTTAGAGTTTTGATTGTCTGTGTTTTGTGCTTCAGTTTTTTTTGTTAGATTTTGTTCATTGTATTCTGCTACTATATGCACATGTCCTCCTGCGTAGTAATCAAATCCTTTTGGTAAGAAGCTTATAGGATTTGATTCCATTTCTTGTAGTTCTTTTGGTTTTAATTCGTCTATTGATGTATGAAACATGAATATTTTGAATCCGTTTTCTTGCTCTAGATTTGTTGTATCTAATGCTTCGTAGTATTTTCTTTCCAGCATGCCTCTTCTTCCTATCAATCCTGTTATTTTTGCTCCTGTTTTAGGATCTTCTGTGAATTGTAGTTGTAGTTTTCCTTGTTCATTTATTTTGCCTTTTGTTACATTTATTCCTAGTTTTGCTTCTTCTATTATGTCAAGCATTGTTTTTCCTGATGGTGAGTAGTCATGGCTTCCTGCGATGTAGTAAACGGGTATGTTTTTTTCTTTTAGTTCTTGTAATTTTTTTATTGCTAATTTTATTTGGTCTATTCCAGGTATTGCTGTGTTAAATAAGTCTCCTGCTATTAATAAGAAATCTACTTTTTCTTGTATTGATATATCTATTGCTTTGATAAATGATTCTTCAGCTAGTATTTTCATTTTAGGATCTCTCCAAGAGCCTATGTGCACGTCTGCTATGTGTGAGAATTTCATGTGTTAAGAAATACGTTGTAGTTTATATTTGTTTAGTTTGTTTTAGGTAAATTTTATGGTAATGTTATTTTCTAATTGGTATGTGTTTTTTGTTTTGTTTGTTGGTATTGCTTTTTTTGTTTTTGTTATGTATTCGTATATTTGTAGCGTGGTTTCTAGTTGTTCTTCTAGGTTTTCTTTTTGTTTTTGGTTGTGTATCATAGTTATTTTGTTTTCGTGTATTTTTTCTATTATTGTTTCGTAGTTAGGGTTTCCTGGTGCATAGTCATATATTAGAGGATTTGAAACGAATTCTTTTTGTTTTGTTGTTAGTTTTTCGTAGTCGTGTTGTTTTCCATATCTTTTTATTAGTTCTTCTGTTTTTTTTATTATCATGTTTTGTGTGGAATTGTCTTTAATATTTATATCTTTGCGTAGATATCAAGCATCTTTGCTAAATATTTTATTTTTTTGTTGTTGTCGTAATGGCTTAGTATGCTAGAACCTAGTTTTGAAACGTTTTTTTTGTTTATTTGGTTTATATCTGTTTTTTCAAAGAATTTTACTATTTCAAATGCTGCTCTTATGTTTTTTGAGTTTTTTATGTTTAGTTTTTTTCTTATTCCTTGTAACCATAGTTCTTCTTTTAGTACTTCGTCCATCCATTTTATTGGTCTGTTGTCGTTTAATTTTTTGGGGTTTATTTTTTCGAATCGAAATCCTTGTCCTGGTTTTATTTGGTATTCGTAGAAGTGTAGTTGTTGTTTTTTATAGTATGGTTTTAGTTGATCATATATTTGTTTTTTTATCATTGGTGCTAAGAAGTATATTTGTCCGTTTTTGGGTTCCATGAAATTTATGTATTTTGTTAGTTGTCCTATTGCGTAGCTTGTGTTGTAGTTTAATGCTTTTAGTTCTATTCCTATAGGCGTTGTTTTACGCCAGTTTTTTTTGTGACATAATATGTCTATTCTTCCTCCTGTTATTTTGTATTCTTCTTCTAGAAGTGTTAGAGTTTTGTCTATTTTTTTTAGTTCTTGACCTTGGTTTTTTATTAGATATGATTGGATTATTTTTTCTATTGGTTTTTTTGTCATTATTTGTTGTTCAGGTTTGGTTTATTTTTAGTTTGCCTCAGAATTTTCGTAAGTTTTTTGGTGTTTATTGTGATTTTTACGGTTTTTGGACTATTGCTTCTATTGAATGAATTGTTATTTCTTTGTTTTCTTTTGTATAATGTGGTCTTTTTGTTTCTTTTATTTTTATCATCGAATAATTTTTTAATAGTTCTTCCATGTATTGTAGAGTGAATAAACGCATTTGCTTTCCTTGGTATTCGTAGAAATTTTCTTCTAATAATGTTCCTTTTTTGTATGCTGTGTTTTGTGTTGATTTGCATCTTATAAATAGCAGTCCATTTTTGTTTAAGGCAGTTTTTATTTTTGTTATTATCAATTTTGTTGTTGTGTCGTTGAAATAATGAATGCTTAATTCGGAGTATATTGCGTCGTATTTTCCAGTTATTCTTTTTTTTGTTATATCTAGTATTTTTGTTTCTATGTTTTGTATGTTTTCTTTTTGTATTTGTTGTCTTAGTTTTAATAGTGCGTTTGTTGAAAGGTCTATCGCGGTTACTTTATAACCTTTTTTCGCGAAGTATATTGTTTCTTGGCCTGCTCCGCATCCTATGTCTAACATAGTTTTTATGCTGTGTTGTTTCATTATTTGATTTGCTTCTTTTGCAAATTCTGATATTTCTTTTTTTGGGGGCAGTTTTTGTTTCCAGAAGTTGTTCCAGTATGCTTGTTGATTCATTTCAAACCTATCATGTTTATTTTTGTTTCTGATTTTGTTTCTTTTTGTTTTTGTATTTCTGTTTTTGCTCTTTTGTCAAAGAAAGGTATGTTTATTGGTAGTGCAAATTTTGTAAATGTGCTTGTTATTAGTGCTTCTCCTTGATCTAGACTCGCTATATTTCGGTTATCCTTTGTTAGATCTTGACTTGCGCTTTCTATTATTGCGGTTCTTTCTGTGTTCATTTCAGTTCCAAGTATTATTTTTGTGTTCATATTTGCTAGTATTTCTTTTGGTATTAGACTGGGTAGTTGCGTTAGTGCGCAAAGGCCTATTTTGAATTTTCTTCCTTCTCTTGCTATTGTTGAAAATATGTTTGGTCCTTTTTCAAGTGCTTCTTTACCTATAACTCTGGGTGCTTCCTCTAATACTATTGTTATTGTTGGTTTTTCGTTTAGTTGTCCTTTTGTGTTGTAATATTGGTATTTTTCTAGTATTTCTGTTGTTATTATATTTGCTATTAATAGTTCTTTTTGACCTGAGAAGTTGCTTGTGTCTATTATTACCGTTTTTCCTTGTTCTAGTTCTTTTTGTATTTCTGTCGTTGTAATTTGTCCAGCTTCTTTGCTGAATATTCCTGTTTCTGTTAGTTTTTGTTGTTGAGAATCCAAGTCCAGTATTATTTTTATTTTTCTTCTTAGTACTGCAAGGCTTAATTCATTTATTTCTTTATTTTGTGTTTCTTGAGTTATGTCGCTTGTTATTATTTGTTCTATCCAGTTTTCTTTGAATTTTTTGTAGTATATGTACATTATTTGTTTCTGAGGATTTGTCAGTTCTATTATGTCTAAGTGATGAGGCTTTATTTTTTTTATATTTAGTCTTAATGTTTTTTGTCCTTGCGATGTTTCTTTTGGCGTATAATATTTTATTTTGTCTTTTTCTGGATGATCTTTTAGTCCTATGTTATTTCTTCCATAGTATTCGTCGTGGGGATCAAATATTAGTTGCGCAGTTTTTTCGTTTGGGATGTTACTCCACAAAAGATTTTTCATAAGTACACTTTTTCCTCTTCCAGTAGTTCCTGTTATCAGTATATGGTGGCTTAATGTTTTTTCGGCGTTTAAATTTATGTGTATAGGTAGTTTTTTAGTGCCACTTCTTAGGTTTCCTATGAATAATGTGTTTTCTTTATTAGCCAGAAATTTTAGGTCTTGTTCTGTTGGTTCTCTTAATTTGTTGAATATCTCAGGCAAATTTTTTGTTGGCTCTGCTTTTTCATTAATAATGTTTACTAATGCTTTACATAAGGCAAGTTTATAGTTTCTTGTGTTTTTGTTAAAAAATTTTGATTGTATATTTTCTTCTAGTTCCATTCCGGATATTCTTTCTAAATTTTGTTGGCTGATTTGTGAACTAAAGAACATATCATATATTTGATATAGGGTTTTTGTTTGGTTTTTGTTGTCTGATATTAGAAGTTCTCCTATTTCTATTTCTTTGTCTGATTTTTGTCTAATTAATATCTCTCCAAATCTTCCACCTATTATTTGTGCTTTTTCCATAACTTTGTGGAGTTTGAATTCATATTTATAATTACTGGTAATGAATAATTATTTTTAGATAGTGAAGTGAAAGAATCATACGTATCTAAAGCTTTTAAAAAAACACATTCTAAGTCAAAATACTCTTGAAAAAAGTTCTTTTACTACTGATAAATAATAATCTTTCGAAAGATTTAAAAAAACAGATAAATTCTAAAAAATAAAATGAACGCAACAACTCAAAAAATAATAACTCAAAAAATAAAACCAAAAAAACCATATAAAAATATCAACTTGCAATTAGCAGGAATAGACTCGGAATTCCCAGAAGGCATAGAAAAATACATAATAAGAATTGAACATAAAGGAAAAACAATACAACACAAAACCCACTTCATATTCTCATCATTGATATACAACAATCTAGAATTGAATTTTGCAGTACACGAAAACCTAAATGGAAAAGCACATAACTACCAAACCGCAGAAGAACAAATAACAGAACTAGATGCCATAATAATTGGAGAAACTGTTTTAGTTCCAAAAACAGAACTAAGTTTAAACACAATAAAAGACTCAATAAAAATAACGAACTTACCCTTAATAAAATACTTGGCGATAGAAGACAAAATAGCGTCAACAGCATTAAAAACACTAGGAAAAAGAATACTACGAAAAACAATAGAACAAATAGCAATAGACGAAAAAGGAATATATTTAGCACTATTTCAAAATAAAGAAGAGAAATTAATAGCTGCTTATGGAACAAGCGAACAAATGCAAAAAACAATAGCACAATACAGCTTAGCAAACATAAACATAAAAACGTTATATACAAACATAGAAACAGAAAAAATAGAAAGAAACATAGATGAAATAAACAAAGTGATAAAAGAAAACACACTGCAAAGATCAAAATATCTAATAAAAACAATTTTCAAGTACAAATAATGAAAATCGCTCCTCTAAGTCCGCTAAGAAACTAGAACTTTCTGGCACAACAAAAATGAACGAACATTTACCCAAGACGAAGCTAAGAAGTGCTTAAGGGATTTGTAATGAATTATGAAATAAAATTTAGCAAAGTATTTAAAAAATCAATGAAAAAATTAAAAAAGAAAAATCCTGTACTGTTCAGACAAATCACTAAAAAACTTTTTTACATAATAGACCATCATGAAGATACATTAAATACAACTTAGTCTTTTTTCTAGATTACTCGTAGTTATTAAAGGCCCAATCATCAACTTAAACTTTTCTTTAAATGTTTGTCAAGTTTAT
It encodes:
- a CDS encoding AbrB/MazE/SpoVT family DNA-binding domain-containing protein — protein: MALVKVKIRKWGSSLGVIIPKEIVEKKNLECGDEIDVELVKPCDLRKVFGTHKFKRSAQEIKDEMKKGWEK
- a CDS encoding endonuclease NucS, yielding MTKKPIEKIIQSYLIKNQGQELKKIDKTLTLLEEEYKITGGRIDILCHKKNWRKTTPIGIELKALNYNTSYAIGQLTKYINFMEPKNGQIYFLAPMIKKQIYDQLKPYYKKQQLHFYEYQIKPGQGFRFEKINPKKLNDNRPIKWMDEVLKEELWLQGIRKKLNIKNSKNIRAAFEIVKFFEKTDINQINKKNVSKLGSSILSHYDNNKKIKYLAKMLDIYAKI
- a CDS encoding PIN domain-containing protein, which produces MGEITYFLDTYAFIGLLEGKKAYDKFKGVVSVITTKMNLLELYYYLIRTGNSKKADFYFDFFSSYCIDVSDSVFKEAAKFKFKNKSKNISYVDAIGYVLARSKGLMFVTGDKEFKDLDGVNFLR
- a CDS encoding class I SAM-dependent methyltransferase; protein product: MNQQAYWNNFWKQKLPPKKEISEFAKEANQIMKQHSIKTMLDIGCGAGQETIYFAKKGYKVTAIDLSTNALLKLRQQIQKENIQNIETKILDITKKRITGKYDAIYSELSIHYFNDTTTKLIITKIKTALNKNGLLFIRCKSTQNTAYKKGTLLEENFYEYQGKQMRLFTLQYMEELLKNYSMIKIKETKRPHYTKENKEITIHSIEAIVQKP
- a CDS encoding ATP-binding protein; the protein is MEKAQIIGGRFGEILIRQKSDKEIEIGELLISDNKNQTKTLYQIYDMFFSSQISQQNLERISGMELEENIQSKFFNKNTRNYKLALCKALVNIINEKAEPTKNLPEIFNKLREPTEQDLKFLANKENTLFIGNLRSGTKKLPIHINLNAEKTLSHHILITGTTGRGKSVLMKNLLWSNIPNEKTAQLIFDPHDEYYGRNNIGLKDHPEKDKIKYYTPKETSQGQKTLRLNIKKIKPHHLDIIELTNPQKQIMYIYYKKFKENWIEQIITSDITQETQNKEINELSLAVLRRKIKIILDLDSQQQKLTETGIFSKEAGQITTTEIQKELEQGKTVIIDTSNFSGQKELLIANIITTEILEKYQYYNTKGQLNEKPTITIVLEEAPRVIGKEALEKGPNIFSTIAREGRKFKIGLCALTQLPSLIPKEILANMNTKIILGTEMNTERTAIIESASQDLTKDNRNIASLDQGEALITSTFTKFALPINIPFFDKRAKTEIQKQKETKSETKINMIGLK
- a CDS encoding ribbon-helix-helix domain-containing protein — protein: MPTITLSVPEELKKRMDENKFMNWSEIAREAIKKQLERVEMMKDLEKIENIVKKSKLTEKDAIQIGRQINRSANKQLIDEINNRRKHTTGSTNKK
- the asnS gene encoding asparagine--tRNA ligase, whose protein sequence is MEEKKSEFVSIKESMEKGEGKVSVRGWVYRERGSKKLKFIVLRDSSDIIQCVIEKDKFDEEKFEAVSKVQVEASMEIHGTIKKDDRAPSGYEIAVEDFKIVGESDTFPITKDQSPEFLADKRHLWLRSRKMVAIMKIRSTYVQAREKFFEKEGFWRFDPPILQPMQSEGGSTVFPVKFYDKETYLAQTWQLYGEAAIFALEKVYDTAPTFRAEKSKTSRHLSEFWMVEMEAAWMKLPEVTEFAKKELKYCIKAVLDKHEEELKILEQDPKELRAIVGKEWPTIKYRQALKILKEKAGMEVPFGKDLRTIEEEKLMEYFDTPIVVTHYPVVAMGFYKPRDPEFPDEALCFDMLAPKGFGEIVGGSQRSLDIEDMSERLKEDGEEDLSAYEFYFDLRKYGSVPHSGYGVGLERVIRWICGLDSIKDAIPFPRTMLRWTP
- a CDS encoding exonuclease SbcCD subunit D, producing the protein MKFSHIADVHIGSWRDPKMKILAEESFIKAIDISIQEKVDFLLIAGDLFNTAIPGIDQIKLAIKKLQELKEKNIPVYYIAGSHDYSPSGKTMLDIIEEAKLGINVTKGKINEQGKLQLQFTEDPKTGAKITGLIGRRGMLERKYYEALDTTNLEQENGFKIFMFHTSIDELKPKELQEMESNPISFLPKGFDYYAGGHVHIVAEYNEQNLTKKTEAQNTDNQNSKPRYQNVIYPGPTFPANFSELEKLNTGGFYIYDEGKLERKTLKIKETIIEKVLIENENPEQATTKIKNSLKNQDVQNKIILLRIEGQLSTGTTDQIEMKEIIQELYQKGAYFVMKNTNKLKTQEFKEIKIEEHHQEQIENKLIKEHLNQTENDFQDEEKLTKTLIQVLSQEKNEAEKQSDYEKRIQKDIDQTLESQ